In Lonchura striata isolate bLonStr1 chromosome 2, bLonStr1.mat, whole genome shotgun sequence, a single genomic region encodes these proteins:
- the LOC110470529 gene encoding protein-lysine methyltransferase METTL21E isoform X2, translating to MERRFFPDHIAYKTWEGFHFAGHEIRITEATDCYGAVVWPSALVLCYFLETNSKQCNLVDKNVIEIGAGTGLVSIVASLLGAFVTATDLPELLGNLQYNILQNTKQKCKHQPCVKELSWGIDMEKNFPRSSCHFDYIMAADVVYHHPFLDELLLTFDHLCKHDTVILWAMKFRLEEENRFVDRFQTLFDLEMISNFPSLNIALYKAMRKGRMKARPSKLEV from the exons ATGGAGAGGCGTTTTTTTCCTGATCATATAGCTTATAAGACCTGGGAAGGCTTTCACTTTGCCGGCCATGAGATAAGAATTACAGAAGCCACTGATTGTTACGGGGCAGTCGTCTGGCCATCG GCTCTTGTTCTGTGTTATTTTTTGGAAACTAATTCTAAACAATGCAATTTGGTTGACAAAAATGTGATTGAAATTGGAGCTGGAACTGGTTTGGTCTCCATAGTAGCCAGTTTGCTGG GTGCCTTTGTGACTGCCACAGATTTGCCAGAACTACTGGGAAACCTTCAGTACAACATTCTCcaaaatacaaagcaaaaatGCAAACACCAGCCTTGTGTTAAGGAGTTGTCTTGGGGAATTGATATGGAAAAGAACTTTCCTAGGTCTTCCTGTCACTTTGACTACATTATGGCTGCTGATGTAGTTTACCACCATCCATTCCTGGATGAACTCCTCCTAACTTTTGATCACTTGTGCAAGCATGATACTGTTATTCTGTGGGCCATGAAATTTAGGCTGGAGGAAGAGAACCGATTTGTGGACAGATTTCAGACACTGTTTGACTTAGAGATGATTTCTAATTTTCCCAGTTTGAACATAGCCTTGTATAAAGCAATGAGGAAAGGCAGGATGAAAGCCAGACCTTCCAAACTGGAGGTCTGA
- the LOC110470529 gene encoding protein-lysine methyltransferase METTL21E isoform X1, giving the protein MDLTTSQHNHLQNQGVREFKRQEGEKEDEQIVAKIMERRFFPDHIAYKTWEGFHFAGHEIRITEATDCYGAVVWPSALVLCYFLETNSKQCNLVDKNVIEIGAGTGLVSIVASLLGAFVTATDLPELLGNLQYNILQNTKQKCKHQPCVKELSWGIDMEKNFPRSSCHFDYIMAADVVYHHPFLDELLLTFDHLCKHDTVILWAMKFRLEEENRFVDRFQTLFDLEMISNFPSLNIALYKAMRKGRMKARPSKLEV; this is encoded by the exons ATGGATTTGACAACATCACAGCATAATCATCTACAGAATCAAGGGGTCAGAGAATTCAAAAGACAAGAGG gggaaaaagaagATGAACAGATAGTTGCAAAAATCATGGAGAGGCGTTTTTTTCCTGATCATATAGCTTATAAGACCTGGGAAGGCTTTCACTTTGCCGGCCATGAGATAAGAATTACAGAAGCCACTGATTGTTACGGGGCAGTCGTCTGGCCATCG GCTCTTGTTCTGTGTTATTTTTTGGAAACTAATTCTAAACAATGCAATTTGGTTGACAAAAATGTGATTGAAATTGGAGCTGGAACTGGTTTGGTCTCCATAGTAGCCAGTTTGCTGG GTGCCTTTGTGACTGCCACAGATTTGCCAGAACTACTGGGAAACCTTCAGTACAACATTCTCcaaaatacaaagcaaaaatGCAAACACCAGCCTTGTGTTAAGGAGTTGTCTTGGGGAATTGATATGGAAAAGAACTTTCCTAGGTCTTCCTGTCACTTTGACTACATTATGGCTGCTGATGTAGTTTACCACCATCCATTCCTGGATGAACTCCTCCTAACTTTTGATCACTTGTGCAAGCATGATACTGTTATTCTGTGGGCCATGAAATTTAGGCTGGAGGAAGAGAACCGATTTGTGGACAGATTTCAGACACTGTTTGACTTAGAGATGATTTCTAATTTTCCCAGTTTGAACATAGCCTTGTATAAAGCAATGAGGAAAGGCAGGATGAAAGCCAGACCTTCCAAACTGGAGGTCTGA